CAGGATGTGCAGGCCCGGCGGCAGTGTCTTGGTGTAACGACCGAACCGTTCGACCGTGTAATGATAGCCCTGCGGCACGATCTTCACGATCGAATTGATGATGAACAATGCCAGTACGACAAAGGTGACGGCGACGCCGATATATTCCATGGAGACGTTCCCTTCTGCGATCCCTCTTCACAGGGTGTATCTATGAGATGGTGACCGAACGGTAAGTTTTCATCCCCGTCAGATTTTTTTTCGTTTTTTCCACATTGAGGGGTTGTCAATTAAGGATTCGTTAACTAGTTATTGTGCTGATAATTCGTATACAAACGGCTTTATCAATTTTTTGTACTTAGACATAGGAGGGCTTAATGCCGTATCTAAAAACAGACTCAGTCACTGACCAATCGATCGGGGGCTACAAAATTGAGATTTTCGGGATCGATCCGACAGATGAAGATTGTTTAGTTGGAACTGTCGATCTGCCCGCTAGCGGCAGGATGGATGCGAAATGGAATCTAAATGGAATCCATCGCGGTGGAACTGACGACTCAAATCTAAATTTGAACAACCCACCGTTGTCCGAAATCAAGTCTCTCGCCGAGAAACTTCGGGCCTAAACATTTGATCTTACGCGAGTAATGTGCGTCGCATCTGGCGTAAACCATGCGCCTTTTGCGGTCACAGCCAAAATTCTCAATGTCTGCAAGCTTCTGGTCCTTTTTCATGCGGTCGAGGCAACCACCCAACTTGCCCCGACCGGCGCTTTGCGGTTAACTTTTCCCAGCGCGATGGGGTTGGTTTCATGAAACGAGTGTGTCTGCTGGCCGGACTGTTGAGTTTCGCCGGAAGTGCGATGGCGCAGTCCATCAGTCACGAAAGCGGATTTCCGCCGCTGGCCGATGCGCTGTCAGCTGAAGACGGCCCATGGAATGACATCCGCAAGGACAAGGACCTGTTCGGTACACAGGAATACGCCCCCCTTCTCGCCAAGATGCCGGCGGCTGTGAACAAGGGTCCGGACTGGGAAATCTACAAGACGCAATGGAGTGCCGCCGATGAGGAGGGCTATGAGGCCTTTGTAACGGCCATCGGCCGGTCCGGCTGTATCTCCATCGACGACTGCCTGCGCTCCCCCGCCAACCCGTATCGGGACCTAGAGGATGAGACCCTCTGGCTCGGTGACTGTACCGACATGGTCTATGTCCTGCGCGGCTATTATGCCTGGAAGAATGGCCTGCCCTTCTCGTTCCAGGATGGGGTGATGGCGCGCCAGGCGAAGGAACGGGGCGGCGATATCCGCTACACCTCCGGCGGTAACAAGGTCACGAGCCGCTATGATGTCACCCATCCGTCAGGCCGCCCGGCAAGAAATGCGCCGGACCTTCTGACCGGTCTTTTCAACATTGTATCGACGGCCATGCTGCGCACCGATCCGCGGGATGATGATGCGCTCTTCAGCGACTTTTACCCGGTGACGATCAGTCGTGACGGGGTGCGCCCGGGTGTCGTGGCCTATGACATCTATGGGCATGTCAGCATCGTCTATGATGTTCTGCCCGACGGCCGTATCCTGATGATTTCATCGCACCCGGATTACACCGTCTCCCGCGATACCTACGGCGCCAACATTCTGCGCACCGGCCCGGAACTGGGCGGCGGTCTGAAGGCCTGGCGGCCCGTGACTCTGGTCGGCGCCAAGAAGACCGAGCGCGGCACCTATATCGGTGGGCGGATCGTCGGCGCCAAGAATAGTGAGCTGCCACAATTCTCCCTCGCCCAGTATTTTGGCACCCATCCCGACAGCAGCGGCGACTGGGACAAGGGTCGGTTCATTATCGATGGCCGGACTCTGCCCTATTATGATTTCGTGCGCGCCGCCCTGCGCAAGCCCGGCGTTCCGTTTGATCCGCTGGAGGACATGGCCACTGCCACCAATGCGCTTTGCTCCGGCTTCCGCGCACGCAAGACCGCGGTGAAGATGGCGATCTATGCCGGCATCCCTAATCAGCCAGCGCCCGAAAAACTGCCGCCCAACATCTACGGCACCTATGGCGACTGGGAACGCTATGCTTCTCCGTCACGGGATGCTCGCCTGAAAACCGAGGCGGTCGAATTGCGCGAGATGGTCGCCGACCTGATCGACCGCGCGGCGAGTGGCGATGAGTCCGTTGCCTATGTCAGCGAGGACCTGGCCGCGGCACTGCTCGATGTTTACGACCGCCACGCCGAGGCCTGCAAAATCACCTATGAGCGCAGTGACGGAAGCAGGGTTCGCATGACCCTGCACCATGTCATGGATCGACTTTTCGACCTGTCCTTTGACCCTTTCCAGTGCGCGGAACGCCGCTGGGGCGCCAAGGGGGCGGAACTGTCGACCTGCACAGATACGCCGGACAAAACCCGCTGGTACGAGGCGCAGCGCTGGCTGCGTAATGATCCTGGTCGGACCTATGATCTGCGCACCGATTTCCGTGCCGAACAGCTGCGGGACCCCGCCCGGGCCAGACCGCAGGAAGGTGGTCTGGGGCTGAGTTCCCCGCCCGACGTTGATGTGCTCGGCTATCTGACGGCGCGAGCCGGCGCGCACGCCCTCGCCGGGCCTGACCTTCCTGTCAAAATCATCAGGGGTTCAGACGCCGTGAACGCGGGCGGCGGCAGCAAATAGCACGGCCGCCGCGCCTAACTGCCGCGCCCGCATTCCACTGGGGGGCGACCCGGCCTAGATAAGGATCAGAAAGTGAGGTCCGATGGCTGGTGTATTCCTGTATTTCCTGATTCCCGTGGCACTGCTGGCGACCGCAATCATCCTCGGCGTCGGCATTTATTCCCTTGCCAAGGGCGGCGACTTTGCCAAAGCCAACTCAAACAAACTCATGCGGATGCGCGTCACCGCTCAGGCGATTGCGATTGTGATCCTGATGCTGTTCGTGGTCATCCTCAAAAACAGTGGGAATTAGGCCTTGGTCACTCTGAACAAGATTTATACGCGCACCGGCGACAAGGGCACGACCGGGGTCGTGACCGGCGAGCGGCTGTCCAAGACCCATCCGCGTATCGTCGCCATCGGCGAAGTGGATGAGCTGAACGCCGCTGTTGGCGTGGCGTTCGCTGCGGTTCAACATAACTCGGTCAAGGGAGCGCTCCTCGCCATTCAGAATGATCTCTTTGATGTGGGGGCTGACCTTGCCACGCCCGCGACATTGAAAGGGGAACTCCGCCTCTCCGCCAATCGTATTCAGAAACTTGAGCAGGCGATTGACGAGCTGAACGAAGATCTGCCGGCGCTGCAGTCTTTCGTCCTGCCGTCAGGGCCCGGAGGCGCAGGCCTAATCCATCTCGCCCGCGCCATGGCGCGCCGTGCGGAACGCCAGGTGTGGTCGATTGTTGAACTCGATGACGGCTCCTTCGTTAATCCCGATGTGCCGAGATATTTGAACCGATTGTCCGACTATCTGTTTGTCGCAGCGCGCACTGTAAGCCGTGAAGCGGGTGGCGAAGTCCTATGGGTCCCCGGCGGCGGTGACGAACCGCAAGCCCAGCATTGACGCGACCCGCCCTGATCCGGCATGAACAGTGCTCATTTTCGTGGCGACCTTGCTTGCAGGGTCGTCGCCAGACTTCTAGGTGTTCAGAGAAACACCGACTCACAGGGAGTGCCCCATGAAGATCCTCGTCCCCGTCAAGCGGGTGGTCGACTATAACGTCAAGGTTCGGGTGAAGCCGGACCAGACGGGTGTCGATCTTGCCAACGTCAAAATGTCCATGAACCCCTTTGACGAAATCGCCGTCGAAGAGGCTGTTCGCCTGAAGGAAGCCGGTGCCGCTGATGACGTCCTCGTCGTCTCCATTGGCCCTGACAAGGCGCAGGACCAGATCCGTCAGGCGCTGGCCATGGGAGCTGATCGCGGCCTCCTCGTCACGACCGATGATGACCTCGACAGCCTGGCCGTGGCCAAAATCCTTCAGGCCATCTGTCAGGAAGAAAAACCTGATCTCGTTTTCCTGGGCAAACAGGCCATCGACGATGATCGTAGCCAGACCGGCCAGATGCTCGGCGCGCTTCTTGGCTGGGGTCAGGGGACCTTCGCCTCGAAAGTCGAACATGATGGCGACAAGGTTCTTGTCACCCGTGAAATCGATGGCGGCCTGCAGACAGTGTCCCTCACCCTGCCCGCCATTGTGACGGCAGACCTGCGGCTGAACGAGCCGCGTTATGCGTCATTGCCCAACATCATGAAGGCCAAGAAGAAGCCGCTCGATAAGAAGGCGGCCGCCGATTACGGCGTGGACCTGACGCCGAGGCTGAAGACCCTGAAAGTGACCGAGCCGCCGAAACGCGAGGCGGGCATCAAGGTCGAGAGTGTCGAGCAGCTGGTCGACAAACTGAAAAACGAAGCGGGAGTCCTGTAAGCCATGGCCATTCTTGTTATTGCCGATCACGACAATGCCGCGCTTTCCGATGCGACGGGCAAGACGGTGACAGCCGCCGCGAAAATGGGCGGTGACATCGACGTTCTCGTCGCGGGCACCAATGCCGGTGACGTTGCCAATGCTGCTGCAAAAATCAGCGGTGTCCGGAAGGTCCTGCACGCGGACGACGCGGTCTATGAAAAGCAGCTCGCCGAACCCATGGCGGCACTGGCGGTTTCCCTCGCCGACAAATATGATGCCATCCTGACCCCGGCCGGCACCAATGGGCGCAACTATATGCCCCGTATTGCCGCCCTCCTCGACGTCATGCAGATCTCGGCGATCACTGGCGTGGAGAGCGCGGACACCTTCGTGCGTCCGATCTATGCGGGCAACGCACTCGCCACCGTCCAGTCCTCCGACAAGATCAAGATCGTCACGGTACAGCCAACCGCCTTCGAAGCCCCGTCCATGGATGGCAGTGCCTCTGTTGAATCGGTCAGCAAGGCTGATTTCCCGAACGTTTCGTCCTTCATCAATGAAGAACTGACCAAATCGGACCGTCCTGAGTTGCAGGGCGCGAAGATCGTCATCTCCGGCGGTCGTGCGCTGGGGTCGACCGAGAATTTCGAGAAGTACATCTATCCGCTGGCGGACAAGATGGGCGCTGCCGTTGGTGCATCCCGCGCCGCCGTCGACGCAGGGTACGTCCCGAATGACTATCAGGTCGGGCAGACCGGTAAGGTCGTGGCGCCTGAGCTCTATATCGCCGTGGGGATCTCCGGCGCGATCCAGCACCTTGCCGGCATGAAGGATTCCAAGGTGATTGTTGCGATCAACAAGGATG
This genomic stretch from Parvularcula sp. LCG005 harbors:
- a CDS encoding twin transmembrane helix small protein — translated: MAGVFLYFLIPVALLATAIILGVGIYSLAKGGDFAKANSNKLMRMRVTAQAIAIVILMLFVVILKNSGN
- a CDS encoding electron transfer flavoprotein subunit beta/FixA family protein, whose amino-acid sequence is MKILVPVKRVVDYNVKVRVKPDQTGVDLANVKMSMNPFDEIAVEEAVRLKEAGAADDVLVVSIGPDKAQDQIRQALAMGADRGLLVTTDDDLDSLAVAKILQAICQEEKPDLVFLGKQAIDDDRSQTGQMLGALLGWGQGTFASKVEHDGDKVLVTREIDGGLQTVSLTLPAIVTADLRLNEPRYASLPNIMKAKKKPLDKKAAADYGVDLTPRLKTLKVTEPPKREAGIKVESVEQLVDKLKNEAGVL
- a CDS encoding cob(I)yrinic acid a,c-diamide adenosyltransferase, producing the protein MVTLNKIYTRTGDKGTTGVVTGERLSKTHPRIVAIGEVDELNAAVGVAFAAVQHNSVKGALLAIQNDLFDVGADLATPATLKGELRLSANRIQKLEQAIDELNEDLPALQSFVLPSGPGGAGLIHLARAMARRAERQVWSIVELDDGSFVNPDVPRYLNRLSDYLFVAARTVSREAGGEVLWVPGGGDEPQAQH
- a CDS encoding electron transfer flavoprotein subunit alpha/FixB family protein, translating into MAILVIADHDNAALSDATGKTVTAAAKMGGDIDVLVAGTNAGDVANAAAKISGVRKVLHADDAVYEKQLAEPMAALAVSLADKYDAILTPAGTNGRNYMPRIAALLDVMQISAITGVESADTFVRPIYAGNALATVQSSDKIKIVTVQPTAFEAPSMDGSASVESVSKADFPNVSSFINEELTKSDRPELQGAKIVISGGRALGSTENFEKYIYPLADKMGAAVGASRAAVDAGYVPNDYQVGQTGKVVAPELYIAVGISGAIQHLAGMKDSKVIVAINKDEEAPIFQVADYGLVADLFEVLPKLQEAL